A single region of the Variovorax paradoxus genome encodes:
- a CDS encoding tripartite tricarboxylate transporter substrate binding protein yields MHTMLPPMTRRAVLGFGASAAALAACPALAQGSDKPVRFILPISAGSGVDAIARAASVALGKAFGQPVVIENLPGAGGITGTSVVVKAAPDGLTLGMVSNNHVINPAVYKKLPFDAIADVTPISVVGATPLVLVVNPKLPAKNVKELVALLRAKPDTYNYASSGNGTIIHLAGEMFMEEAGVKARHIPYKGTGPMVTDMIAGQVEMGVVALPAVQPHLKSGALRAIGLCSPQRSPAAPDIQTISEQGLPNYAVEGWFAVIGPPKMQAADIQRAHAAVAAAFTSEEVREAMDKQGNVIKPTSPEQAASYFRSEAARYAALVKKANVVLE; encoded by the coding sequence ATGCACACGATGCTTCCCCCGATGACCCGCCGCGCCGTACTGGGTTTTGGTGCTTCCGCCGCCGCGCTGGCCGCGTGCCCCGCGCTCGCGCAGGGCTCCGACAAGCCCGTACGTTTCATCCTGCCGATCAGCGCCGGTTCGGGCGTGGACGCCATCGCGCGCGCGGCATCGGTTGCGCTCGGCAAGGCCTTCGGCCAGCCGGTGGTGATAGAAAACCTGCCGGGCGCGGGCGGCATCACCGGCACATCGGTGGTGGTCAAGGCCGCGCCCGACGGGCTCACGCTCGGCATGGTGTCGAACAACCACGTCATCAATCCGGCCGTGTACAAGAAGTTGCCCTTCGACGCCATCGCGGACGTGACGCCCATCAGCGTGGTGGGCGCGACCCCGCTGGTGCTTGTGGTCAACCCGAAGCTGCCCGCCAAAAACGTGAAGGAGCTGGTGGCGCTGCTGCGCGCCAAGCCAGACACCTACAACTACGCTTCGTCGGGCAACGGCACCATCATTCACCTGGCCGGCGAGATGTTCATGGAAGAGGCCGGCGTGAAAGCGCGGCACATTCCCTACAAGGGCACCGGCCCGATGGTCACCGACATGATCGCGGGCCAGGTCGAGATGGGCGTGGTGGCATTGCCCGCGGTGCAGCCGCACCTCAAGAGCGGCGCGTTGCGCGCTATTGGCCTGTGCAGCCCCCAGCGCTCGCCGGCTGCGCCCGATATCCAGACCATTTCGGAGCAGGGCCTGCCCAACTACGCGGTCGAAGGCTGGTTCGCGGTGATCGGCCCGCCCAAGATGCAGGCCGCCGACATTCAGCGCGCGCACGCCGCGGTGGCCGCGGCTTTCACGAGCGAAGAGGTGCGCGAGGCCATGGACAAGCAAGGCAATGTCATCAAGCCGACTTCGCCCGAACAGGCCGCAAGCTACTTCCGAAGCGAAGCCGCGCGCTATGCCGCGCTGGTGAAGAAGGCGAACGTCGTATTGGAATGA
- a CDS encoding multidrug effflux MFS transporter, whose amino-acid sequence MNPDAEKLWLAPRWALAVLLAVLGMLGPFSIDTYIPAFSGIARSIGATPAEMQQTLSAYLFGFAFMNLFHGALSDSFGRRPVVLWGLAVFTIASLGCALSQNIAQLVLFRGLQGLSTGAGIVVSRAVIRDMFPPADAQRVMSQVTIYFGVAPAIAPIVGGFLFVHAGWHAIFWFLVAVGVILFVANYKLLPETLHRSQRQPFQVRHLMRGYWDLCSDPRFLLLAFASGVPFNGMFLYVLAAPAFLGDHLALAPTQFFWFFLLTIGGIMSGAWASGRMAGKVAPKRQIRDGFLIMLVTSLVNVAANALFTAHAAWALWPLAVFAFGWALMVPVVTLLVLDLHPERRGMASSLQAVIGSTANGIVAGVVAPLVMHSTLALALTSMLMLGIGLVAWVWLHGRWPEIGRRVAAEV is encoded by the coding sequence CGGCCTTCTCGGGCATTGCGCGCTCCATTGGCGCCACGCCCGCAGAAATGCAGCAGACGCTTTCGGCCTACCTGTTCGGCTTCGCGTTCATGAACCTGTTCCACGGCGCGCTGTCGGACAGCTTCGGCCGCCGGCCCGTGGTGCTGTGGGGCCTCGCGGTGTTCACTATTGCCTCGCTGGGCTGCGCACTGTCGCAGAACATTGCGCAGCTGGTGCTGTTCCGCGGACTGCAGGGCCTGTCGACCGGCGCGGGCATCGTGGTCTCACGCGCAGTCATCCGCGACATGTTCCCGCCGGCCGATGCGCAGCGCGTGATGAGCCAGGTGACCATCTACTTCGGCGTGGCGCCGGCCATTGCGCCCATCGTCGGCGGCTTCCTCTTCGTTCATGCCGGCTGGCATGCGATCTTCTGGTTCCTGGTGGCGGTTGGCGTGATTCTGTTCGTGGCCAACTACAAGCTGCTGCCCGAAACGCTTCACCGGAGCCAGCGCCAGCCGTTCCAGGTGCGCCACCTGATGCGCGGCTACTGGGACCTGTGCTCCGATCCGCGCTTTCTGCTGCTTGCCTTTGCAAGCGGCGTTCCGTTCAACGGCATGTTCCTCTATGTGCTGGCGGCGCCGGCCTTTCTGGGCGACCACCTCGCGCTGGCGCCAACGCAGTTCTTCTGGTTCTTCCTGCTGACCATCGGCGGCATCATGTCGGGCGCATGGGCCAGCGGCCGCATGGCGGGCAAGGTGGCGCCCAAGCGGCAGATCCGCGACGGCTTCTTGATCATGCTGGTGACGTCGCTGGTGAACGTTGCGGCCAACGCGCTGTTCACCGCGCACGCCGCGTGGGCCTTGTGGCCGCTGGCAGTGTTCGCCTTCGGCTGGGCGCTGATGGTGCCGGTGGTCACGCTGCTGGTGCTCGACCTCCATCCGGAGCGGCGCGGCATGGCCTCGTCGCTGCAGGCCGTGATCGGCTCCACCGCCAACGGCATCGTTGCCGGCGTGGTGGCGCCGCTGGTCATGCATTCCACGCTGGCACTGGCGCTGACGTCGATGCTGATGCTGGGCATCGGCCTCGTCGCATGGGTCTGGCTGCACGGGCGGTGGCCCGAAATCGGCCGCCGCGTGGCCGCGGAGGTCTGA
- a CDS encoding LysR family transcriptional regulator has product MRDLDLTTLRLFVSVCETRSIARAGEQASIVGSAISKRLAQLEDAVGTPLLLRKRRGVVPTPAGETLLEHARAMLGSAQRIERDMAAYASGARGHVRILASASVMAESLAEDVANFLQNPAHRDIRVDMEERVSPEIVRGIREGSASIGLCWDAADLEGLQRRSYRTDHLAVVAHPSHPAARRGKVRFEDVLEHEFVGMPALSAVQLMLAREAAVAGKPLAYRVLVTNFDAALRVVRAGLAISVVPAEVAQPFADAYGLRLMPLTDAWARRRFAICFRGEETLSLAAQLLVAHLEKCATD; this is encoded by the coding sequence ATGCGAGACCTCGACCTCACCACCCTCCGCCTCTTCGTCTCCGTGTGCGAAACCCGCAGCATCGCGCGCGCGGGGGAACAAGCCAGCATCGTCGGTTCGGCCATCAGCAAGCGGCTCGCGCAGCTCGAAGACGCCGTCGGCACGCCGCTGCTGCTGCGAAAGCGCCGGGGCGTGGTGCCCACGCCCGCCGGCGAAACATTGCTGGAGCATGCCCGCGCGATGCTCGGCAGCGCGCAGCGCATCGAGCGCGACATGGCCGCATATGCAAGCGGTGCGCGGGGGCATGTGCGCATCCTCGCGTCGGCCTCGGTCATGGCCGAATCGCTGGCTGAAGACGTGGCCAACTTTCTGCAGAACCCCGCGCACCGCGACATCCGGGTCGACATGGAAGAGCGCGTGAGCCCCGAGATCGTGCGCGGCATTCGAGAGGGCAGCGCGTCGATCGGGCTGTGCTGGGACGCCGCCGACCTCGAAGGCCTGCAGCGGCGCAGCTACCGCACCGACCACCTCGCAGTGGTCGCGCACCCATCGCACCCGGCGGCGCGCCGCGGCAAGGTGCGCTTCGAGGATGTGCTCGAGCACGAGTTTGTCGGCATGCCCGCGCTGAGCGCCGTGCAGCTGATGCTCGCCCGCGAAGCCGCCGTGGCCGGCAAGCCGCTGGCCTATCGCGTGCTGGTGACCAACTTCGACGCCGCGCTGCGCGTGGTGCGCGCCGGGTTGGCCATCAGCGTGGTGCCCGCGGAAGTGGCGCAGCCCTTTGCCGACGCCTACGGCCTTCGGCTCATGCCACTGACCGATGCCTGGGCGCGCCGCCGCTTCGCGATCTGCTTTCGCGGTGAAGAGACGCTGTCGCTGGCGGCGCAGCTGCTCGTGGCGCATCTCGAAAAGTGCGCGACGGACTGA
- the sugE gene encoding quaternary ammonium compound efflux SMR transporter SugE produces the protein MAWVVLLVAGLLEMGWAIGLKYTEGFTRLWPSIGTAISMVLSVVLLGWAMRSLPVGTAYAVWTGIGAVGTVILGIVLFHEPANAARLICVGLIVAGILGLKITSPA, from the coding sequence ATGGCGTGGGTCGTGTTGTTGGTGGCGGGTCTGCTCGAAATGGGCTGGGCCATCGGTCTCAAGTACACCGAAGGATTTACCAGGCTCTGGCCCTCGATCGGCACGGCCATTTCAATGGTGCTGAGCGTGGTGCTGCTGGGCTGGGCAATGCGCTCGCTGCCCGTGGGCACCGCCTATGCCGTGTGGACCGGCATCGGTGCCGTGGGCACGGTGATCCTGGGCATCGTGCTGTTCCACGAGCCCGCCAACGCGGCGCGGCTGATCTGCGTCGGCCTGATCGTCGCGGGCATTCTCGGGCTCAAGATCACGAGCCCGGCCTGA
- a CDS encoding HPP family protein, with amino-acid sequence MPQFSALLTHARAWLPGRNTVDIRERMRAVAGAAIGLVITALLCRWMAEAAGISIWLIAPMGASAVLVFAVPASPLAQPWSVIVGNTLSTLVGIACVHWIPDAAWAAALAVGAAIGLMFATRSLHPPGGAAALLSVLTHTTDFSAALFPTLVNSLLLVLAGVAYNTLTGRRYPHVQVARPPSADARFSQADIDAVLARYNQVLDISRDDLESLIQQTELESYKRRLGTLHCADIMSREPVSVEFGTPLQEAWTLMNQRRIKALPVIDRTRRVVGIVTQADFFRMLDLEHHEGIAGRLRDLIRATRTVVSNKPEVVGQIMTRQVRVASADRPVVDLVPLFSEGGHHHIPIIDHERRLTGMITQSDFVRALYRAVRPEN; translated from the coding sequence ATGCCGCAGTTTTCCGCCTTGCTCACCCATGCGCGCGCCTGGCTGCCGGGCCGCAACACCGTCGACATTCGCGAGCGCATGCGCGCCGTGGCCGGCGCGGCAATCGGCCTGGTCATTACCGCGCTGCTGTGCCGCTGGATGGCCGAAGCAGCGGGTATCAGCATCTGGCTCATTGCGCCGATGGGCGCGAGCGCGGTGCTGGTATTTGCCGTGCCCGCGAGCCCGCTCGCACAGCCTTGGTCGGTCATCGTCGGCAACACGCTGTCGACACTGGTGGGCATTGCCTGCGTCCACTGGATACCGGACGCGGCCTGGGCCGCCGCGTTGGCCGTCGGCGCGGCCATCGGGCTGATGTTTGCCACGCGCAGCCTGCACCCGCCGGGCGGCGCCGCCGCGCTGCTCTCGGTGCTGACGCACACCACCGACTTTTCCGCGGCGCTGTTCCCCACCCTCGTGAACTCGCTGCTGCTGGTGCTGGCCGGCGTGGCCTACAACACGCTCACGGGCAGGCGCTATCCGCACGTGCAGGTGGCACGGCCGCCCTCGGCGGATGCCCGGTTCAGCCAGGCCGACATCGATGCGGTGCTGGCCCGCTACAACCAGGTGCTGGACATCAGCCGCGACGACCTCGAATCGCTCATCCAGCAGACCGAACTCGAGTCTTACAAGCGGCGCCTCGGCACGCTGCACTGCGCCGACATCATGTCGCGCGAGCCGGTGTCGGTGGAGTTCGGCACGCCGCTGCAAGAGGCCTGGACGCTGATGAACCAGCGCCGCATCAAGGCCCTGCCCGTCATCGACCGCACGCGCCGCGTGGTCGGCATCGTGACGCAGGCCGACTTCTTTCGCATGCTCGACCTCGAGCACCACGAAGGCATTGCGGGGCGCCTGCGCGACCTGATCCGCGCCACGCGCACCGTGGTGTCGAACAAGCCGGAAGTGGTCGGCCAGATCATGACGCGCCAGGTGCGCGTGGCCAGCGCCGACCGGCCGGTGGTCGACCTGGTGCCGCTGTTCTCAGAAGGCGGCCACCACCATATCCCTATCATCGACCATGAAAGGCGGCTCACCGGCATGATCACGCAGTCGGATTTCGTGCGTGCGCTCTATCGTGCCGTGCGGCCCGAGAACTGA
- a CDS encoding MBL fold metallo-hydrolase, translating into MFRRSLLSATALSAALSLASFAAGAAEPLKLDVYNPGAKSMFPVSSELVTGQADAVLIDAQFQRNDAEALVQKIKASGKKLTTVYISHSDPDYYFGLDVIQAAFPDAKIVATPQTVAAIQASKDGKLAHWGPILKENAPKALVVPEPLTGDSIELEGRKIQVVGLDGPTPARTFAWIPSIKAVVGGVPVSANIHLWVADTQTPESRRDWLKTLGRIEALRPKTVVPGHFEPNADGSMLYSVASVKFTRSYLQAFETEAAKANDSAALVAAMKKRYPKLQHASSLELSAKVIKGEMKWPQ; encoded by the coding sequence ATGTTCCGCAGAAGCCTTCTTTCCGCTACCGCCCTTTCCGCCGCGCTGTCCCTTGCCTCGTTCGCAGCCGGGGCTGCCGAGCCGCTGAAGCTGGACGTGTACAACCCCGGCGCCAAGTCGATGTTCCCCGTGTCTTCCGAGCTGGTCACCGGCCAGGCCGATGCGGTTCTGATCGACGCGCAGTTCCAGCGCAACGACGCCGAGGCGCTGGTGCAGAAGATCAAGGCCAGCGGCAAGAAGCTGACCACGGTCTACATCAGCCACAGCGATCCCGACTACTACTTCGGCCTCGACGTGATCCAGGCCGCCTTCCCAGACGCGAAGATCGTCGCCACGCCGCAGACCGTCGCCGCCATCCAGGCATCGAAGGACGGCAAGCTCGCGCACTGGGGCCCCATCCTGAAGGAGAACGCACCCAAGGCACTGGTCGTGCCCGAGCCGCTGACCGGCGACAGCATCGAACTCGAAGGCCGCAAGATCCAGGTGGTGGGCCTCGACGGCCCGACCCCGGCGCGAACCTTTGCGTGGATTCCCTCCATCAAGGCCGTGGTCGGCGGCGTGCCCGTGTCGGCCAACATCCACCTGTGGGTGGCCGACACGCAAACGCCCGAATCGCGCCGTGACTGGCTCAAGACGCTCGGCCGCATCGAAGCGCTGCGCCCCAAGACCGTGGTGCCGGGCCACTTCGAGCCCAATGCCGATGGATCGATGCTCTACTCGGTGGCTTCGGTGAAGTTCACGCGCAGCTACCTGCAAGCCTTCGAAACCGAGGCCGCCAAGGCCAACGACTCGGCCGCGCTCGTCGCCGCCATGAAGAAGCGCTACCCCAAGCTGCAGCACGCTTCGTCGCTCGAACTGAGTGCCAAGGTGATCAAGGGAGAAATGAAATGGCCGCAGTGA
- a CDS encoding DsbA family protein produces the protein MAAVNDNNSTALHYIFDPMCGWCYAAAPLVDAARSVAGLKVEFHGGGMMTGANRRSITAQWRDYVMPHDRRIAELTGQPFGETYFEGLLRDTGAVMDSEPPTTAVLAAEVLRTGGGLDMIHRLQRAHYVEGRRIADVDVLAAVAAELGFDAEAFASAFARLSGEATAQHIAASRQLLQRAGGQGFPTFVLVQADGSASRVDIGPWLGRADEWKAQLATLAAPAGDAANAGAGQASCGPDSCAI, from the coding sequence ATGGCCGCAGTGAACGACAACAACAGCACCGCGCTGCACTACATCTTCGATCCGATGTGCGGCTGGTGCTATGCGGCCGCACCGCTGGTCGATGCGGCGCGCAGCGTGGCCGGGCTCAAGGTCGAGTTCCATGGCGGCGGCATGATGACCGGCGCCAACCGGCGGTCCATTACCGCGCAGTGGCGCGACTACGTGATGCCGCACGACCGGCGCATTGCCGAGCTCACGGGCCAGCCGTTCGGCGAAACCTACTTCGAAGGGCTGCTGCGCGACACGGGCGCGGTCATGGATTCCGAGCCGCCGACCACCGCGGTGCTCGCGGCCGAGGTGCTGCGAACGGGTGGCGGCCTCGACATGATCCATCGGCTGCAGCGCGCGCACTATGTCGAAGGCCGGCGCATCGCCGACGTGGACGTGCTCGCAGCGGTGGCCGCAGAACTTGGCTTTGATGCCGAGGCCTTTGCATCGGCTTTCGCACGCCTGTCCGGCGAGGCCACTGCGCAGCACATTGCCGCCAGCCGGCAACTGCTACAGCGTGCCGGGGGCCAGGGCTTCCCGACCTTTGTGCTGGTGCAGGCCGATGGCAGCGCGAGCCGGGTCGACATCGGTCCGTGGCTCGGGCGTGCCGACGAATGGAAGGCGCAGCTGGCCACGCTGGCAGCGCCCGCTGGCGACGCGGCAAACGCTGGCGCCGGCCAAGCGTCGTGCGGCCCGGACAGCTGCGCAATCTAG
- a CDS encoding hydroxymethylglutaryl-CoA lyase has product MNDASVAPAAHAFLPPSAVVREVGLRDGLQSIARTLPTAQKLEWIRDAHAAGQREIEVGSFVPARLLPQLADTAELLAYAKTLPGLFTSVLVPNLRGAELAIAGEADLMMVPLSASHAHSLANLRKTPDEVVAEVARIRAARDAAGSKTMIEGGVGTAFGCTIQGHVAPDEVLRLMQALLDAGADRVGLADTVGYADPAMVRSLFERARRIAGDRFWCGHFHDTRGLGLANVYATLEVGISRFDACLAGIGGCPHAPGASGNVDTEDLVFMLESMGVRTGVDLPKLLDLRERVAGWLEGETLQGTVWRAGFPKTFAASAGVAA; this is encoded by the coding sequence TTGAACGATGCATCGGTAGCGCCCGCCGCTCACGCCTTTTTGCCGCCCAGCGCGGTTGTCCGCGAAGTGGGCCTCCGCGACGGCCTGCAGAGCATTGCGAGAACGCTGCCCACCGCACAAAAGCTCGAGTGGATCCGCGACGCGCATGCCGCCGGGCAGCGCGAGATCGAAGTCGGCTCTTTCGTGCCCGCCCGCCTGCTGCCGCAGCTGGCGGACACGGCCGAACTGCTGGCCTACGCGAAGACGCTGCCGGGGCTTTTCACTTCGGTGCTGGTGCCCAACCTGCGGGGCGCGGAACTCGCCATTGCGGGCGAGGCCGACCTGATGATGGTGCCGCTGTCGGCCAGCCACGCGCACAGCCTGGCCAACCTGCGCAAGACGCCCGACGAAGTGGTGGCCGAGGTTGCACGCATCCGCGCCGCGCGCGATGCCGCGGGCTCCAAGACGATGATCGAGGGCGGCGTGGGCACCGCTTTCGGCTGCACCATACAAGGCCACGTGGCGCCGGACGAGGTGCTGCGCCTGATGCAGGCGCTGCTCGACGCGGGCGCCGACCGGGTGGGCCTGGCGGACACCGTCGGCTATGCCGATCCCGCCATGGTCCGCAGCCTGTTCGAACGCGCGCGGCGCATTGCGGGCGACCGCTTCTGGTGCGGCCATTTCCACGACACGCGCGGCCTGGGGCTGGCCAACGTGTATGCCACGCTCGAAGTCGGCATTTCGCGCTTCGACGCCTGCCTGGCCGGCATCGGCGGTTGCCCGCATGCGCCGGGCGCCAGCGGCAACGTCGACACCGAAGACCTCGTCTTCATGCTCGAGAGCATGGGCGTGCGCACCGGCGTCGATCTGCCGAAGCTGCTCGACCTGCGCGAGCGCGTCGCCGGCTGGCTCGAAGGCGAAACGCTGCAGGGCACGGTATGGCGCGCGGGCTTTCCGAAGACCTTTGCGGCGAGCGCCGGAGTCGCGGCATGA
- a CDS encoding CaiB/BaiF CoA transferase family protein — protein MSETTTKPEEKRLPLTGIRVVEFTHMVMGPTCGMVLADLGAEVIKVEPIEGDRTRQLLGAGTGFFPMFNRNKKSIALDLRHPQGLEAALRLCATADVVAQNFRPGTMDKYGLGYAALGKLNPRLVYVNHTGFLPGPYEHRTALDEVVQMMGGLAYMTGRPGDPLRAGTSVNDIMGGMFGAIGAMAALMQRIQTGKGCEVQSALFENNVFLVGQHMLQYAITGQAAAPMPERISAWALYDVFTVKDGEQIFLAAVSDAQWRVFCDALGFDDLKADPALRTNNDRVRVRPALLADLRGRLADRSAAELSAIFEARGLPFAPIVRPEDLYEDPHLKATGGLADIRLPDGERAGETAQTTLFPITLGGERLGVRLDPPTLGEHTRELLTELGYAEAQVAAMRAELAIA, from the coding sequence ATGAGCGAAACCACGACGAAGCCTGAAGAAAAGCGCCTGCCGCTCACCGGCATTCGCGTGGTCGAGTTCACGCACATGGTCATGGGCCCGACCTGCGGCATGGTGCTGGCCGACCTGGGTGCGGAAGTCATCAAGGTCGAACCCATCGAGGGCGACCGCACGCGGCAGCTGCTGGGCGCAGGCACGGGCTTTTTTCCGATGTTCAACCGCAACAAGAAAAGCATTGCGCTCGACCTTCGCCATCCGCAGGGGCTCGAGGCGGCGCTGCGCCTGTGCGCCACCGCTGACGTGGTCGCGCAGAACTTCAGGCCCGGCACCATGGACAAATACGGGCTCGGCTACGCCGCGCTGGGCAAGCTCAACCCGCGGCTGGTGTACGTGAACCACACCGGCTTTCTGCCCGGGCCCTACGAGCACCGCACCGCGCTCGACGAGGTGGTGCAGATGATGGGAGGCCTGGCCTACATGACCGGCCGGCCTGGCGACCCGCTGCGCGCGGGCACCAGCGTGAACGACATCATGGGCGGCATGTTCGGCGCCATCGGCGCGATGGCCGCGCTCATGCAGCGCATACAGACCGGCAAGGGCTGCGAGGTGCAGTCCGCGCTGTTCGAGAACAACGTGTTTCTGGTCGGCCAGCACATGCTGCAGTACGCCATCACGGGCCAGGCTGCGGCGCCGATGCCCGAGCGCATCTCGGCCTGGGCGCTGTACGACGTGTTCACCGTGAAGGACGGCGAGCAGATCTTTCTGGCCGCAGTGAGCGACGCGCAATGGCGGGTGTTCTGTGATGCGCTCGGCTTCGACGACCTGAAGGCCGATCCTGCCTTGCGAACCAACAACGACCGGGTTCGCGTGCGGCCCGCCTTGCTCGCTGACCTGCGCGGCCGGCTGGCCGACCGCTCGGCCGCCGAGCTGTCGGCAATCTTCGAGGCCCGCGGCCTTCCTTTCGCGCCCATCGTGCGGCCAGAAGACCTCTACGAAGATCCGCACCTGAAGGCCACCGGCGGCCTTGCCGACATCCGCCTGCCCGACGGCGAGCGCGCAGGAGAAACCGCGCAGACCACCCTGTTCCCGATCACGCTGGGCGGCGAGCGCCTGGGCGTGCGGCTCGATCCGCCGACGCTCGGCGAACACACGCGGGAACTGTTGACCGAGCTCGGCTATGCCGAGGCGCAGGTGGCCGCCATGCGAGCCGAATTGGCCATCGCCTGA